The genomic region CGCCTTCTCGGGTGAAACTCAGCCGTGAAGGCGTTTTTCTTTTTAGGGAGTGAGGACGTAAGAGTCACCCGGCGTTGAAATTGCCTGGAACTCGAACCACGTCAGCGGCCAGGATGTGATGTTGTTCCTGGAAAAGACAACACACGGATGACGACAAGAAAGAGGACATTGATCATCATCCCCTGCTCGGCGCGGAAGCGTCCAGGCGGGGTGTCTGGTCTTTCGTGGTCCTCAAGCGAGTCTGTGGTGGACCGGTTGTCTCCGGAAGGTGGGGGACGCCTCCTGGACTGTCGCCGCCAGCTGGGTGAGCGGTTGGGATACCCAGAGGGTGAATACCTCGGAGGCCCTGGAGATGTACTGGTCCCTCTTATGCGTGCGTCCGCCCGTTACGACGGGAATCTTTACCGGAAGCTTGACGAATCGGTCTGGTCCCACTTGGCGAGTTCAGCCCATATGGAGGTCCTTATAGTCTCAGCAGTTTACGGCCTCCTTACTCCATGGGAGGCGATTTGCGAGTACAACGTGAAAATAGACAAGGCAATCACTCCTCGAGTATCGCTCGTGCGTTGGTGGACTGGGCAGGGGCTTGGATCGCTTTTGATTGAATATGTTAGGCGAAGCGGGGCATCAGTGGCCCACGATTTTCTCAGCGGAGCCTACACCAGCATCTCTGATGAGCTGCTCTCCTGTCTGGGGGATAGCGTGACGGTGCAGCGCCACACCTATCCAGGTCTTGGCATTGCGGCAGACTTCCAGCGGGGCCAAGATGTGCGAGATCTACTAGTGCAGGAATGAACCCGTCCCTTTCCCTTACCCGCCACCATCCCTGAGGCTTGACACCCCTTGGCCATTGGTGGATACTCAAACCCCCTTCAGGGACACACACGCATGAACCCGGGGTAGGGATAAGTTCTAGCCCACCCTTTCCACCAGCGTTGGCGCCCCGCTAATCCAAGAGGAGGCCCAGATGCTTAGATGGACAGGCTCCCAGAAACATGATGCTCGTTCCGAGCTCCCAAACGCCGGCAACGCGTCCCCTCTCCTGACCGTCATGGGAAACAACGCCAAGCTTGAGGGGAAGTTCGACATCGACGATTCGATTGAGATCGAGTGCGAGGTTGGTGGTGAGCTGAAAGTCGGCAGGAAGCTCGTCATTGGCCAGAGGGGCTCCGTCCGTGCCGATGTGCAGACCGTAGACGTCATCATCCACGGGGAATACGAGGGGAATATGGTGGCGACTGGGAGTGTGGAGATCACGCCCACAGGGCGGGCGGGCGGCAACATCGAGACCAATTCGCTGGTTATCTCCAAAGGCGGGTTTTTTAACGGCAACGTGGCCGGGCTCAAGGAGTCGGAGGCCGAGGCGCCTCCCATCCACCTGGTGAAAGAGAAAAGCATCCCGAGCTAGACCAGAATGGACACCCCGCCGCTTGACACCCCTGCCACAGTGGTTGATATTTAGGCCCCGTATGGAGTGGCAGATATGGAACCGGGGTGAAGGCCAAAAGAAAAGGGACTACCTCAGCCCTCGTGGCGCAAGCTGCGGGGGCTTTTCTGTTGGCTGCCCTCCTCGCCCTCCTCCCTGCCATTGCCTCCCCGGATTGTCTCGAAATCCAGCAGGACAACGCACCTACTTCAGAGAGATGGCTCTGATGGCTGCACAGAGGACGACTATGCCAAGTACGAAGAGTGGTAGCTGTTCCATTGGTCCGTTAGTGGTTGTCCTCAAACGCTCGCAACTTTGGTGCCACGCTGCCACTACTTAGGGGACGGCACTTTCGTGAACGCCTGCCTGGTGGAGCATGGGTTTGCCCTGGTAACGACCGTGCCACCGAATGTGAAGCACCAGGACCTGTTCCTGAAGCTCCAGCGGGAGGCGAGGGAGCAAAAACGGGGGCTGTGGAGGTGAGGCCCTGCTTGCGCAAGGTGTGGCGGGACGGGGGGAGGGACGGGAAGGGGTCCGGTGCGGATGCCTCCGCACAGAGACGATCAACGAGGGTGCCGATTGCGGAAGCTTTTGATGGGTCGAGATCGAGAAACTGGACCCCCATCCCGGTGATGACAGCCCAGTCGCTCACCTCCCCAGACATCCACGGGACTTGCGCACGGACGAAGAGGGGGTCGGATAGGCCCGGCAGCGTGAAGCACAGAGTGATCTCCTTGCCCGGAGCAACCGGACGTTCGGTTGCGATAAACATCCCCGCCTTGCACAGGCTGAGGCAGGTTCCGTGAGCTGTCGTTCGCGCTTGCGTATATTCCACGCCGAATTGAACCCGGGCCCTGGCATGGCGCCGCTTTTGGGGCTGAGAAACCCATCGCCGGAGCAGGGATGCGTCGACCGGCTGCTCGAAGGCCAATCCGTGAGGGAATCGGGTCCCCAGGACGGTTGAAATATCTTCGCCCACCGAAACGACGTGGCCGCGGATAGGATCACCTTCAGCGACCCGGACCGACACCAGTGTCTTGACTGGCAGGGCTTCGGGCAGCAGGATTTCGAGTCCGCCGGCATTGACGTTTCGGGTCATTCCCTCGAGCGGTTGTGGCTGGGGTTGGTTGGGGCTGAGAACTGTGCACTGAACGGGCAAGTAACGTGTGAAACGGAGGTGGCGGCGCTTTCGTGGTCTTAAATGGGTAGACATACCTTCCCTCAAGCATAAATCGACAGTTGCGGAAGCGAGCAAGGGCCATGCCAGCACAGGCCGGTGGGAGCAAGGCCTCGGAGATGTTCATGCCCGACTGCGAGTGTTACGCCCTAGCGAGAGTGGGCGCTGCGGAGGACTGAGTATTGGTGAGAAACTTGACCCACGGCAAGTCGTCACCTTCGAGGAACTGCTCCGGACCATGATGTTAGAGACGGAAGCAGTCAGACGCGTATTGGTGCGAAAGGGCCTGCTGACCAACGAGGAGGTGCTGGAGGAGGGCATACAATGCCGCTCGCCATGCTGGAAGGACAAGGGTATTGGGTGCTAAGAGTCCGGCCCTATCCCATCATCAGGGGGGAGCCGATCTTCAGAATCTCCTTTCCGTAGCCACAGCCACCGTTCGAGAAAAAACACGAGAACCCCCCCCCGAACAAAGAGACAAAGACCAACAGCCAGGCGACCGGGTTACCGAACGACCCTTCCACGGCCACTTTCAGCAGCAGCGCCAGCCCCAGCAACCCCAGCAGGAACAGAATCAGCAAGTAGTAGAACATCGGCATCGGGTATCCTCCTGATCTCAGCCCGTTGAGAGCGATCCTTCGACGGGTGTCCGTGCTCTCGGGGGAAACGTCCACGGCCCCTCTCACGGGGTTAATCGGAATTCTGGTCCGACTCCTTTGACTGCGAACCCCGACGAAGCCGTGTGACCTGGTTGACCCCGCGTCATCCACCGCCCCCCCTGCCTCAGCCATCCACATATGCCCGGAGGGTTTATTTCCGGGGTAGAGAGGGTCAACCTATCTGCCGGATCTGACGGTCGGGATACGTGCATGGATGTACTCTGCGTGCCCATCGCCATCGCGCCAACCGTATGCCGGTAGCTGATTCGACCCGCAACGGAACATAGGGGTGCATGGTCAGGAAGTGGGGTCTCGGACCGAATCCTAAGTTTCTGGAGCCTCAAAAGTGGAGAGGGCGGCCTCCTGGCCCTGCTCTGAGGCCTCGTCGACCCGCTCCCGGAAACCTTCGGTGTGCCGACGGATCCGCTCCCGGGTGCGCGTTCCCGATTCTGGAGCATAGAGCAGGGCGAAGCAGGCCCCGAGGGTTCCCCCTACGAGGAGTGCCAACGCCAAGGCCGCTCCCCCGAATCCACGGTATTCACTCATGGGAAATCACCTCCTCTTGAACAAGACCTTCCACAACAGATGCCATCTTCCCGTCGTGGGCCCCCAGCAGGACGTGGATCTTGGCGGGGCCCACCCCAGCGGCTTCCAGGCCGAAATCATCTCAGCTTCAACCCTCATAGGGTTGAGGAGGCAGGATCAAGCATTTTTTATACCCAGCCCAGTACCTCTACCCCGGAAGAAAAACCCGTCCAGGCATGCGCAATCGCGGGTCATGCATTTTTTCACACCCACGACGCCAAAGCCGGTAGCTGACCGAGAGGACGCCCCTTGAAAAGGTCAATTTGTACGAATTTCGACAGCAACTCTTGATACGTTTCCCCAACATCATTATTCGCCTTCGTTTTTCTGAGCAGCACTTCGGCAACAAGAAGGTCCTGTCCTCATGCGTATTTGCCCTACGCGGTCGTGGCAAGCAGGCTTATAGCACGGTTATTGCACGGTCTATCAGACCGGGAAACAATCCCTCGACTCCCCCCGAGGTGGGCCCTCGGAGTCCCCATTGGCTCCTGCGGGGCCCGGCAAGAGTGAAGATTAACGAATGGAAAGGAAACCCCCGATGGTGGCCGAGGAGCCGCTGTGGCAACTAAAAGAGGGAAGGGGCGACCGAGGCGTTCAAAGGCCAAGTCCGGCAAAGACCGGAAGGCCAAGGCTCTGGTATTCGCCCAGGATGTGGCGGAGGTAGCTGCCCAGGATGAGGGTCCGGTACCTCTCGAAGGCGAGGCGTCAGTACCCGCTGGGGACGAGGCGCGGGTTACCGACCAGGATGAGGTGCGGGTAAGCGCCGAAGACGAGGCGCCCGGAGCCTCCCATGACGAGGCACCCGCTGACGATGAGTCGTCTGTCCTCCTCGAGGATGCGGCGCCGGTACTCCGTAGGCATGAACCGCGGGTCACGACCCAGTATAACGTCCGGTTCATCGTCGTGGACGAGGCGGCCGTAGCTTCCGAGGATGAGATACTCGACG from Candidatus Methylomirabilota bacterium harbors:
- the yaaA gene encoding peroxide stress protein YaaA yields the protein MTTRKRTLIIIPCSARKRPGGVSGLSWSSSESVVDRLSPEGGGRLLDCRRQLGERLGYPEGEYLGGPGDVLVPLMRASARYDGNLYRKLDESVWSHLASSAHMEVLIVSAVYGLLTPWEAICEYNVKIDKAITPRVSLVRWWTGQGLGSLLIEYVRRSGASVAHDFLSGAYTSISDELLSCLGDSVTVQRHTYPGLGIAADFQRGQDVRDLLVQE
- a CDS encoding polymer-forming cytoskeletal protein translates to MLRWTGSQKHDARSELPNAGNASPLLTVMGNNAKLEGKFDIDDSIEIECEVGGELKVGRKLVIGQRGSVRADVQTVDVIIHGEYEGNMVATGSVEITPTGRAGGNIETNSLVISKGGFFNGNVAGLKESEAEAPPIHLVKEKSIPS
- a CDS encoding thermonuclease family protein — its product is MPRCHYLGDGTFVNACLVEHGFALVTTVPPNVKHQDLFLKLQREAREQKRGLWR
- a CDS encoding YtxH domain-containing protein: MSEYRGFGGAALALALLVGGTLGACFALLYAPESGTRTRERIRRHTEGFRERVDEASEQGQEAALSTFEAPET